The proteins below come from a single Asanoa ferruginea genomic window:
- a CDS encoding response regulator transcription factor yields the protein MHRVVIAEDTLLLREGLAGLLERFGFQCVAAVGDAEALKAAVAEHAPDLVLTDIRMPPGFTDEGLRAAVELRHNHPGLAVVVLSQYVQHRFATELLDSGDGRGVGYLLKDRIVDVEDFIATLSRVVAGGTAVDPQVISQLVRRRRDPLSSLSGRESEVLALLAEGHSNAAIARKLFVSDAAVGKHVGNILAKLHLPQTDDTNRRVLAVLAYLRESVGE from the coding sequence GTGCACCGCGTAGTCATCGCCGAGGACACCCTGCTGCTCCGGGAGGGGCTGGCCGGCCTGCTCGAACGGTTCGGCTTCCAGTGCGTCGCGGCCGTTGGCGACGCCGAGGCGCTCAAGGCCGCCGTCGCCGAGCATGCGCCCGACCTGGTGCTGACCGACATCCGGATGCCGCCGGGCTTCACCGACGAGGGCCTGCGGGCGGCGGTGGAACTGCGGCACAACCACCCGGGCCTGGCCGTCGTGGTGCTCAGCCAGTATGTGCAGCACCGCTTTGCCACGGAGTTGCTCGATTCCGGCGACGGCCGCGGGGTGGGCTATCTGCTCAAGGATCGGATCGTCGACGTCGAAGACTTCATCGCGACCCTGAGCCGGGTGGTGGCCGGCGGCACGGCCGTCGACCCACAGGTCATCAGCCAACTCGTACGCCGTCGTCGTGATCCGCTCTCGTCTTTGTCGGGTCGGGAGAGCGAAGTTCTCGCGCTTCTCGCGGAAGGGCATTCCAACGCCGCGATCGCGCGCAAGCTCTTCGTCTCCGACGCGGCAGTCGGCAAACACGTCGGCAATATTCTGGCCAAGCTCCACCTGCCACAGACCGACGACACCAACCGGCGGGTGCTGGCCGTGCTGGCCTACCTGCGAGAGTCAGTTGGCGAGTAG
- a CDS encoding sensor histidine kinase, producing the protein MSVSSPQTALEALASRRLLVSRWPWRSVGFLFSTLPLAGVAFAVLAIPWLVLVDRIGGDDRRLGPIVLLILLGTALVGALGPVIAVPLANVERRRLRLVDNRAVGLRRRKSGLYTDPATWREVGYTCLMATAAPVLSIAALLAVLLAVTFVASPFLVLAQQPDGGPVALGFGQATTVPQTIPYAIVGVLLLPALGYLLTLVAGAHAAVARALLVGGAAERLRAELVEVAHSRARLVDAFEVERRRIERDLHDVAQQKLVSLTMQLGLARIDLPPDSPAAASLTAAHEQAKQLMGDLRGLIHGIQPQILTDLGLAAALDELADHAPIPVTVQTRLHDRQHEGTAYFAAAEALTNVAKHSGATRATVTAHQQGALLTIEISDNGRGGADPGRGTGLTGLADRVAVTGGRMLLSSPPGGPTLLRVELPCTA; encoded by the coding sequence ATGTCCGTGAGCAGCCCGCAGACCGCGCTCGAGGCCCTCGCCTCGCGCCGGCTGCTGGTCAGCCGCTGGCCGTGGCGGTCGGTGGGCTTCCTGTTCAGCACCCTCCCGCTCGCGGGGGTGGCCTTCGCGGTGCTCGCGATCCCGTGGCTGGTGCTCGTCGACCGGATCGGCGGGGATGACCGCCGGCTCGGCCCGATCGTGTTGCTGATCCTGCTCGGCACCGCGCTGGTCGGGGCGCTCGGCCCGGTGATCGCGGTCCCGCTCGCGAACGTGGAACGGCGCCGGCTCCGGCTGGTCGACAACCGGGCGGTCGGCCTCCGCCGGCGGAAGAGCGGCCTTTACACCGACCCGGCCACCTGGCGTGAGGTCGGCTACACCTGCCTCATGGCCACCGCGGCTCCCGTGCTCTCGATCGCCGCCCTCCTCGCCGTGCTGCTGGCCGTGACGTTCGTCGCGAGCCCGTTCCTGGTGCTCGCCCAGCAGCCGGACGGCGGCCCGGTCGCGCTCGGCTTCGGCCAGGCGACCACGGTGCCGCAGACCATCCCGTACGCCATCGTCGGTGTGCTGTTGCTCCCCGCTCTGGGCTATCTGCTGACGCTGGTGGCCGGCGCGCACGCCGCGGTCGCGCGGGCGCTGCTCGTCGGCGGTGCGGCCGAGCGGCTGCGCGCCGAACTCGTCGAGGTCGCCCACTCCCGGGCCCGGCTCGTCGACGCGTTCGAGGTCGAGCGCCGCCGGATCGAGCGTGACCTGCACGACGTCGCGCAGCAGAAGCTGGTCAGCCTGACGATGCAACTCGGCCTCGCCCGCATCGACCTGCCCCCCGACTCCCCCGCCGCGGCCAGCCTCACCGCCGCGCACGAGCAGGCCAAGCAGCTCATGGGCGACCTGCGCGGGCTGATTCACGGCATCCAGCCGCAGATCCTGACCGACCTCGGCCTGGCCGCCGCGCTCGACGAACTGGCCGACCACGCGCCGATCCCGGTGACCGTGCAGACCCGCCTGCACGACCGGCAGCACGAGGGCACGGCCTATTTCGCGGCGGCCGAGGCCCTCACCAACGTCGCCAAGCACAGCGGCGCCACCCGCGCGACTGTGACCGCGCACCAGCAGGGCGCGCTGCTGACCATCGAGATCAGCGACAACGGCCGCGGTGGCGCCGATCCTGGCCGCGGCACCGGCCTGACCGGGCTGGCCGACCGGGTCGCCGTGACCGGCGGGCGGATGCTGCTGTCCAGCCCGCCCGGCGGCCCGACCCTGCTGCGGGTGGAGTTGCCGTGCACCGCGTAG
- a CDS encoding ABC transporter ATP-binding protein encodes MRLEINDVSKTYRGGKRAIAGVNMSIGTGVLGLLGPNGAGKSSLMRIIATITRPTGGQVTWNGTDIVARPDALRRDLGYLPQDFGVYPHLSAREFLSYLAAVKGMPAKAARNRISELLEIFNLTGAGRRPLGRYSGGMLRRVGIAQALLADPKLLIVDEPTAGLDPEERMVFRNLLSELAADRVVLLSTHIVSDVESVAADIAIMAHGTLVSRGSPQELLNHAWGQVWELTVAPAALAGLRERHVVSRMVRTEAGVRIRALAAEPPGPGAVPAQPDLEDAYLATVHSRPMAVR; translated from the coding sequence ATGCGGCTGGAGATCAACGACGTCAGCAAGACCTACCGCGGCGGCAAGCGCGCCATCGCCGGCGTCAATATGAGCATCGGCACGGGAGTGCTCGGCCTGCTCGGCCCCAACGGCGCCGGGAAGTCGTCGCTGATGCGGATCATCGCGACCATCACCCGCCCGACCGGCGGCCAGGTCACCTGGAACGGCACCGACATCGTGGCCCGGCCCGACGCGCTGCGCCGCGACCTCGGCTACCTGCCGCAGGACTTCGGCGTCTACCCGCACCTGAGCGCCCGGGAGTTCCTTTCCTACCTCGCGGCCGTGAAGGGCATGCCGGCCAAGGCGGCCCGCAACCGGATCAGCGAACTGCTGGAGATCTTCAACCTGACGGGTGCGGGCCGGCGGCCGTTGGGCCGCTATTCCGGCGGGATGCTGCGCCGGGTGGGCATCGCCCAGGCGCTGCTGGCCGACCCGAAGCTGCTGATCGTCGACGAGCCCACCGCAGGCCTCGATCCCGAGGAACGGATGGTGTTCCGCAACCTGCTCAGCGAACTCGCCGCAGACCGGGTGGTGCTGCTGTCGACGCATATCGTCTCCGATGTGGAATCGGTGGCCGCCGACATCGCCATCATGGCGCACGGGACGCTGGTCAGCCGCGGCAGCCCGCAGGAGTTGCTGAACCACGCCTGGGGCCAGGTGTGGGAGCTGACTGTCGCGCCGGCAGCGCTCGCCGGCCTGCGGGAAAGACATGTGGTCAGCCGGATGGTACGCACGGAGGCCGGCGTGCGGATCCGCGCGCTGGCGGCGGAACCACCCGGCCCGGGTGCGGTGCCGGCCCAGCCGGACCTGGAGGACGCCTATCTCGCCACCGTCCACAGCCGACCGATGGCGGTGCGATGA
- a CDS encoding response regulator transcription factor, translating to MINGVRVIVVDDDPLVRSALTMMLDGAKGITVVATLADGDEVPAAVDRHGVDVVLMDIRMPRVNGIVATRRLRARPHPPEVIVLTTFDTDDHVVRALRAGASGFLLKDTAPARIVDAILSVAAGEPILSPAVTRRLMERVSTGAAAYERARAGLAALSPREREVALAVAKGQTNAEIAGGLEMSVATVKAHVTHILTKLDLTNRTQVAMLAHDAGLI from the coding sequence ATGATCAACGGTGTACGCGTCATCGTCGTCGACGACGACCCACTGGTGCGCTCGGCCCTCACGATGATGCTCGACGGCGCGAAGGGCATCACGGTCGTGGCGACCCTGGCCGACGGCGACGAGGTACCCGCGGCCGTCGACCGGCACGGCGTCGACGTGGTGCTGATGGACATCCGCATGCCGCGGGTCAACGGGATCGTGGCCACCCGCCGCCTGCGGGCGCGCCCCCATCCGCCGGAGGTCATCGTGTTGACGACCTTCGACACCGACGACCACGTCGTGCGGGCGTTGCGGGCCGGAGCCAGCGGCTTCCTGCTGAAGGACACCGCGCCGGCGCGGATCGTCGACGCGATCCTGTCGGTCGCGGCCGGCGAGCCCATCCTGTCGCCGGCGGTCACCCGGCGGCTGATGGAGCGGGTGTCGACGGGGGCTGCGGCCTATGAACGGGCCCGCGCCGGGTTGGCGGCGCTCAGCCCGCGGGAGCGGGAGGTCGCCCTGGCGGTCGCGAAGGGGCAGACCAACGCGGAGATCGCGGGTGGGCTCGAGATGAGCGTGGCCACGGTCAAGGCGCACGTCACGCACATCCTCACCAAGCTCGACCTGACCAACCGCACCCAGGTGGCCATGCTCGCCCACGACGCCGGCCTGATCTGA
- a CDS encoding sensor histidine kinase, giving the protein MTLDRRPPRAIAVISTIAITALIGTTLWATLSSGPVGPRWLDIAIAVASAVLVPVALRRPVAGGLLLSALVILSPVATPAATFAALNAARQRRFGPALTVAVAGVVGHALQGLWRPFGGLSYGWWLLLMALAYAALLGWGTWGQARVALMQSLVDRARRAEAEQGRRVSEARLAERTLIAREMHDVLAHRLSLLATYAGALEYRPDSPPERLAAAAGIIRSGVHQALDELREVITVLREDPADPDGPAGPGLGDVGRLVDEAREAGLAVGFDDRTDHSAEATAVVGRTAYRVVQEGLTNARKHAAGQPVTVTLAGSPGGELTIELHNPLSSGLPELPGAGVGLIGLTERVSLAGGQLDHEIDADGEFRLRARLPWRT; this is encoded by the coding sequence ATGACCCTGGACAGGCGGCCGCCACGCGCGATCGCGGTGATCTCCACGATCGCGATCACCGCGCTGATCGGCACGACGCTGTGGGCCACGCTGTCGTCGGGCCCGGTCGGGCCGCGCTGGCTCGACATCGCCATCGCGGTGGCCTCGGCCGTGCTCGTCCCGGTCGCGCTGCGCCGCCCGGTCGCCGGTGGTCTGCTGCTGAGCGCGCTCGTCATCCTGTCGCCGGTCGCGACGCCGGCGGCCACCTTCGCGGCCCTCAACGCGGCCCGGCAGCGCCGGTTCGGACCCGCGCTCACGGTCGCCGTGGCCGGGGTGGTCGGGCACGCCCTGCAAGGCCTGTGGCGGCCGTTCGGTGGGCTGTCCTACGGGTGGTGGCTGCTGCTGATGGCGCTCGCCTACGCCGCTCTGCTCGGCTGGGGCACCTGGGGCCAGGCCCGGGTGGCGCTCATGCAGTCACTGGTCGACCGCGCCCGGCGCGCCGAGGCCGAGCAGGGCCGGCGGGTCAGTGAGGCGCGGCTGGCCGAGCGCACCCTGATCGCCCGCGAGATGCACGACGTGCTCGCCCACCGGTTGTCGCTGCTGGCGACCTATGCCGGCGCGCTCGAATACCGGCCCGACTCGCCACCGGAGCGGCTGGCGGCCGCCGCGGGCATCATCCGCAGCGGCGTGCACCAGGCCCTCGACGAGTTGCGTGAGGTGATCACCGTGCTGCGCGAGGACCCCGCGGATCCGGATGGCCCGGCCGGCCCGGGTCTCGGCGATGTCGGACGGCTGGTCGACGAGGCGCGGGAGGCCGGGCTGGCGGTGGGGTTCGACGACCGGACCGACCATTCGGCGGAGGCGACCGCCGTGGTCGGGCGCACGGCCTACCGGGTCGTGCAGGAGGGGCTGACCAACGCCCGCAAGCACGCCGCGGGCCAGCCGGTGACCGTCACGCTGGCCGGCTCGCCGGGCGGTGAGCTGACCATCGAGCTGCACAACCCGCTCTCCTCCGGCCTGCCGGAGTTGCCCGGCGCCGGGGTGGGGCTGATCGGCCTCACCGAACGCGTCAGCCTGGCCGGCGGCCAGCTCGACCACGAGATCGACGCCGACGGAGAGTTCCGGCTCCGCGCCCGGTTACCGTGGCGCACATGA
- a CDS encoding DUF6069 family protein has protein sequence MTDLKAHSRVRGAAVVGATVVAAELVFLAVHEAAGVDLAVRSGGTVTHVGAAAVAAVSLLVALAAWGLLALLQRMSARGRRIWTIVATVIFVVSLLGPLGAETAGATLGLAALHLIVAAVVIPGLRWESAR, from the coding sequence ATGACAGACCTGAAAGCACATTCCCGGGTACGCGGCGCGGCCGTCGTCGGCGCCACCGTGGTCGCCGCCGAACTGGTGTTCCTCGCCGTGCACGAGGCGGCGGGCGTCGACCTGGCGGTCCGCAGCGGCGGCACCGTGACCCACGTCGGCGCCGCGGCGGTGGCCGCCGTCTCCCTCCTGGTGGCGCTGGCCGCCTGGGGGCTGCTGGCCCTGCTCCAGCGGATGAGCGCCCGCGGCCGGCGGATCTGGACCATCGTGGCGACGGTGATCTTCGTCGTCTCACTGCTCGGCCCGCTGGGCGCCGAAACCGCCGGCGCGACCCTCGGCCTGGCGGCTCTGCACCTGATCGTGGCCGCGGTCGTCATTCCTGGTCTTCGATGGGAGAGTGCGCGATGA